One genomic segment of Polynucleobacter sp. MWH-UH2A includes these proteins:
- the rlmN gene encoding 23S rRNA (adenine(2503)-C(2))-methyltransferase RlmN, whose product MAAYVAGLNEKPFRAKQLMQWIHQRGVSDINDMSDLAKSFRATLLDKAEVLSLPVIKDEHAQDGTRKWLLDVGAGNAVESVYIPEDDRGTLCISSQAGCAVNCRFCSTGYQGFSRNLTSGEIIGQLWFAEHLLRNDPDAVRRIEKYPTPGWEHTGRVISNVVMMGMGEPLLNYDNVVSALRLMLDDRAYGLSRRRVTVSTSGVVPMIDRLAQDCPVALAVSLHAPNDALRDQLVPLNQKYPLRELLDACERYLPFAPRDFLTFEYCMLDGVNDSDIQAKELVRLLKNIKCKINLIPFNPFPESGLKRSPAQRVNTFASILLDAGMVATVRKTRGDDIVAACGQLAGDVIDRTRVRERAVHDSEIIVDTPSNERPIEWLKKLN is encoded by the coding sequence ATGGCGGCGTATGTCGCGGGGTTAAATGAAAAGCCCTTCAGGGCAAAGCAACTCATGCAGTGGATACACCAGCGCGGCGTATCTGACATCAACGACATGAGTGATTTAGCAAAAAGCTTTCGAGCGACCTTGCTCGATAAAGCAGAAGTTCTCTCTCTTCCGGTTATCAAAGACGAACATGCTCAAGATGGCACACGCAAGTGGCTATTGGATGTGGGGGCAGGTAATGCGGTTGAGTCTGTTTATATTCCAGAAGATGACCGTGGCACTTTGTGTATCTCTTCTCAAGCTGGCTGTGCAGTCAATTGCCGCTTCTGTTCAACAGGGTATCAAGGCTTCTCGCGCAATCTGACTTCAGGCGAAATCATTGGCCAATTGTGGTTTGCTGAGCACCTATTACGCAATGACCCTGATGCAGTGCGTCGTATTGAAAAATATCCTACGCCAGGTTGGGAGCACACTGGGCGCGTAATTTCAAATGTCGTGATGATGGGCATGGGTGAACCATTGCTCAACTACGACAATGTCGTATCTGCATTACGTCTCATGCTCGATGATAGGGCTTATGGATTATCTCGTCGTCGCGTAACAGTTTCAACATCGGGCGTTGTGCCGATGATTGATCGATTAGCGCAAGATTGCCCAGTGGCGTTAGCAGTATCTTTGCATGCGCCGAATGACGCATTACGCGACCAGTTGGTGCCATTGAATCAAAAATACCCACTGCGTGAATTACTTGATGCTTGTGAGCGTTACCTGCCATTTGCACCAAGAGATTTCTTGACCTTTGAATACTGCATGCTTGATGGTGTGAATGATTCTGACATCCAAGCAAAAGAATTAGTGCGCTTGTTGAAAAACATCAAGTGCAAGATCAACCTCATTCCATTTAATCCTTTCCCTGAGTCTGGCTTGAAGCGTTCGCCGGCTCAACGGGTTAATACCTTTGCCAGTATTCTCTTAGATGCCGGTATGGTGGCAACGGTGCGTAAGACCCGTGGCGATGATATTGTCGCTGCCTGTGGTCAGTTAGCAGGGGATGTGATCGATCGTACTCGCGTACGTGAGCGCGCGGTACATGATTCTGAAATCATTGTCGACACACCATCGAATGAACGGCCGATTGAATGGCTGAAAAAGCTAAATTAA
- the ndk gene encoding nucleoside-diphosphate kinase produces the protein MAIERTLSIIKPDAVAKNVIGKIYDRFESAGLKIVASKMAHLSQSEAEQFYAVHKERPFFKDLVSFMISGPVMIQVLQGEGAIAKNRDLMGATDPKKAEKGTIRADFADSIDANAVHGSDAPETAAVEVAFFFPGMNVFNR, from the coding sequence ATGGCAATCGAACGCACCCTCTCAATCATCAAACCTGATGCTGTCGCTAAAAACGTCATCGGCAAAATCTATGACCGTTTTGAATCAGCTGGTTTGAAGATCGTCGCGTCCAAAATGGCACATCTTTCACAGTCTGAAGCAGAGCAGTTCTATGCCGTTCACAAAGAACGTCCTTTCTTCAAAGATTTGGTGAGCTTTATGATTTCTGGCCCAGTCATGATTCAAGTTTTGCAAGGTGAAGGCGCAATCGCTAAGAACCGCGACTTGATGGGTGCTACCGATCCTAAGAAAGCAGAAAAAGGCACAATCCGTGCTGATTTTGCTGACAGCATCGATGCAAACGCAGTACACGGTTCTGACGCTCCTGAAACTGCTGCTGTGGAAGTTGCATTCTTCTTCCCTGGCATGAACGTTTTCAATCGTTAA